The Apium graveolens cultivar Ventura chromosome 3, ASM990537v1, whole genome shotgun sequence sequence GGGACACGACCCCAAACAGAGTGGCCTCACAGCGCGAGCCAAGCTTAGCCAGCTCATCCACACCTTCATTCTGCCCACGCGAAATCAGTTCCAGACTCTCCTCTTTGAACCTTGCAATTATTCTCTGCGCACACTTCAGGTAAAGCTCTGTTCTTGGCCCCTTAGCTTGGTACCCCCCATTTATCTGATAGACCGCGATCATGGAGTCGCTGAATACATTCAAATTCTCCACCTTCATTTCCAGAGCTAGCTTGAGACCGTTGATTAGggcctcatactcagcatcattgttggttgcaTGGAAGTCCAGGTGGGTTGTGTGTCTGATCTTGTGGGCCTCTGGGCTGATTAGCTCAATTCCAGCTCCTACCCCATCTCCGGTAGAGGCTCCATACACAAATAGGCTCCACCATGGGGCACTATTTTGGCTTTCCAGCCCGACCTCTTCTGCACTAGGCATGATAACAAGGGTTCCCTACTCCACTTCTTGATGTGGAGGGAATTCTAGGAAAAAATTGGCCAGGGATTGGCCTTCCTCGAACTGGTCGATCTCAACCGTCCACTTTAGCATTCGACCAGAAGACTCCGGTTTGTGCATTACTTGCCTGAGGGGATAGGAGGTTCATAATTCTATCCTGTAACGCGTACCCAGCTGTGGAATCGCCCAGCTGGTCGATTCGGGGTAGAGGAAAACTATCCTTTGGGTAAGCTTTATATAggtcagtgaagtccacacatgTCCTCCATTTGCCATTTGGTTTCTTGACAAGCACTGGATTGGCCAGCCAGATGGGGTAAAAGGCTTCCCTTATAAGCCCTGACTCAATCACTTTATCCACTTCTTTTTTGAGGGCCTCTGCTCTCTCCACTAATCGGCCGCATCTTCTGTCTGACCCCCTTCTTCTTTAGATCTAAGTTAATCCAGTGGCACATGACATTCAGGTCAATATCTACTATATCAGAGTGTTaccatgcaaagacatccaaattTTTCCTCAAGAATTCAGCTAGGTCTTCTCTCAGGTCAGGGCCCAAGTTAGAGCCTATTCTGAGTACCTTGGAAGGATCATTCGGGTCTACCAAGATTGGGATTTTGTCCTCTACGGCCTCAGCCCTCTCAACCATTGGGGTCATTCTCGGGTCCAAGTCTGCTCGAGCCTCACTGGTTTCTCCCACTTCCGTGATTTTCAAACCTTCTGTGTCCTCGAGCTCTGGATGGTGAGCTCGAACTGGATTTACCAAGTGTTCAGAGGTCACGATGACCGTGCGAGTGATTTCATTGGGCAGATCCATGGTTATTGTTGTTTCTTCGCGTGCCCACTTCCCTTTCTTGAGTCTTGCAACGATTTGTTCTGGGCTCTCCTCTTCATCACTTGCCTCTTCTACAATCCCCTTCTGTACCAACAT is a genomic window containing:
- the LOC141714885 gene encoding uncharacterized protein LOC141714885, translating into MPSAEEVGLESQNSAPWWSLFVYGASTGDGVGAGIELISPEAHKIRHTTHLDFHATNNDAEYEALINGLKLALEMKVENLNVFSDSMIAVYQINGGYQAKGPRTELYLKCAQRIIARFKEESLELISRGQNEGVDELAKLGSRCEATLFGVVSLDIQRHPSVPEHEVGNIGSDLGLTWMRPI